A DNA window from Ctenopharyngodon idella isolate HZGC_01 chromosome 10, HZGC01, whole genome shotgun sequence contains the following coding sequences:
- the LOC127521138 gene encoding zinc finger protein 239-like isoform X9 — protein MEENEESEENKLHDVKTGKKTFSQTESVSLLKRRNKKCFTCLQCGKRLSYKKSLNIHMMIHTGEKPFTCDQCGKSFRKKDHLKVHMIIHTGEKRHKCDQCGKTFLRASDLKSHLKVHSQEKPHSCSLCGKRFLVLQGLKKHQKIHTGVREHMCFECEKTFITAGHLKRHQMIHTGEKPYMCLHCEKRFNDSGSLRKHERIHTGEKPYKCSHCDKRFKKLAHLKNHKRTHTGEKPYKCSHCEKRFSESGSLKKHKRIHTGEKPYKCSHCDESFSRSDYLIRHERIHTGEKPYKCSHCDKRFRQSEHLKTHERIHTGEKPYHCTLCGKKFHSIIFSTQSYKKTHKVRQHLSELQKTISKSFILVYQGSATYGTWRGNRWHVSKTERGVSISFR, from the coding sequence ATGGAGGAGAATGAGGAGAGCGAAGAGAACAAGCTTCATGATGtcaaaactggaaaaaaaactttctcACAGACTGAAAGTGTTTCTTTACTGAAAAGAagaaacaagaaatgtttcacctgccttcagtgtggaaagagattATCATACAAAAAGAGTCTCAATATTCACATgatgatccacactggagagaaaccgttcacatgtgatcagtgtgggaagagttttagaaaaaaagatCACCTTAAGGTACACATGAtcatccacactggagagaagcgtcacaaatgtgatcagtgtggcaaaacatttttgagggcctcaGACCTGAAGAGCcacctgaaagttcattcaCAGGAGAAACCACATTCatgttctttgtgtggaaagagATTTTTAGTGCTGCaaggtttaaaaaaacatcagaaAATACATACTGGTGTAAGAGAACATATGTGCTTCGAGTGTGAAAAGACTTTTATTACAGCTGGACATTTGAAACGGCACCAgatgatccacactggagagaaaccttacatgTGTTTACACTGCGAGAAGAGATTCAATGATTCAGGATCCCTGAGAaaacatgagaggatccacactggagagaaaccttacaagtgttcacactgcgacaaaagatttaaaaaattagCGCATCTGAAAAACCACAAGAGGacccacactggagagaaaccttacaagtgttcacactgtgaaaAGAGATTCAGTGAGTCAGGATCCCTGAAAAAACAcaagaggatccacactggagagaaaccttacaagtgttcacactgtgacgaGAGTTTCAGTCGGTCAGATTATCTGATaagacatgagaggatccacactggagagaaaccttacaagtgttcacactgcgacaagagattcagaCAGTCAGAACATCTGAAAACAcacgagaggatccacactggagagaaaccgtatcACTGCACTCTATGTGGGAAAAAGTTTCACTCAATCATCTTCTCTACACAGTCatacaaaaaaacacataaagtaAGGCAACATCTCAGTGAGTTGCAAAAGACAATATCTAAAAGTTTTATTCTTGTATATCAGGGGTCGGCAACCTATGGCACGTGGAGGGGTAATCGCTGGCATGTGAGCAAAACCGAGAGAGGTGTTTCTATTTCATTCAGATAA